The nucleotide sequence cacacatatcCAATGGCATCTGTTGCACATTCTACTGTTTGGTAGCCCAACACTTAATGATATTAGCCTAAAGCGGAGCCAAACCATGCTAGTATTATTTTAGTGTGAACCTTGAAAATCTAGAAAATGATGACTTCCGATTTTCTATTAACATTTGAACCAACAGTAGATTCCTTTGACTGTTCAGAGAAACATGGTGGACACAGCTGACACTCGAGTCTCTGCCCCTGGCCTCCTTATCACCCACCCAGTATATTCCTCCTTTTATTCTAAACTCCTCCTTCattcctccttttctcctcttttttttttctttcttctcctctgtcaTGCTATAttccctctccttccctcccacCTCACCTTCCCTTTGTCCTGCTCTTCCCTTCCTTAAACCACCTATTCACTCATTCTTCAACTTCTTCTACAGACtttctcccccctccccctcacTCTCTCTATTCCTCTATTAAATATACTTTTGGATTAtgtctttgtatgtgaaataacATAAAgtcaaaatatgaataaaagaGAGGGATGCTTGTCCTTTTTTATCCCTGacccatccctctctccttctctctgtagATGAGATAGCTTTCCTGGAGGGAATGACCATCGTCTATAAGGGCAGTATAGATCTCTTCTTCTACGTGGTGGGAAGTGCTCAGGAGAACGAGGTACAGTAAATTTAACTTTCTCTgcctaaaaaaatattttttactgaaaataatcacatttaatttaaatgattgGATGCACCATGTCAATCCTTGAAGCAAGGCTGTGTGTTAGTCTGTAGATTTTTTTAGTAAAGGTTCCGTCATTTCCTAAAACATTTTGATCGTGAAACACTTCATTTCCCGCaatctggtgaaagtttctgcaccagtttatggtggaaatgtttttatttatttcaaaggaAACACAACATATAGAGTATactgcagtgcagctctcaggcattctgtgttgctttcagatctgtttttcCTGAAGATCAATTTTTGTCATCTTCTATCACCCTTGCTGAAGCAATAcatatgtaggcatgatttagtcttacttcctcttttgtcatgttcacaggaaaacttggccaaaagaaactgtgtcaactTCTTACAGTTACTGATTGGTGAATGGACTTTTTTGGGTCATTTCAAAATCAggagcttgttttttttagcctgAGTTCCTTTTTTTggcaatgcacatttgtttcttccatattttaattgcattgcatgttttctaaatgtgcaaataaacctttctaaaggcattttcatttattatttaactgcaagctatatttcagaacatgttttaacaaatgatgctttaaaaaagttttggggacaaaatcagccatttcaaaaagtggtggggacagtgtaaatgacacctatggacTATTCCAGTACGATtccaataatacatttttggtGCAGGAGGACAGTGTATGCGGTATTGAGTCAAAAGTGACATTAACCGTTCATCACCAGCCATATCCTTtcatttttattccattttgtGGGCTGCTTTCTTCAAATTTTTCATCATGGCATGATAAGTTGCGGCTTTTAATTTGAACAATACAACTTTTAGGATAAACCAAAAAAGATTTGAACATGAAAACTATTCCCTACTTTAGTCCTTTTCAGGTCCAAATTAAGAGTTACCATTGAtgtcattttatattatttaggTGTTTTTTAGGGGAAAACCGTCAATAtattaaaatacttaaatgtaataatcataggtgtcatttatgctggggactctggggacatgtccccaccactttttgaaatggctgattttgtccccatcactttttgaaagtatttgtttaATGTTCTGATAAATTGCTttcaacaagaaatgttaactaacaaatgaaaatgccatgagaaaggtttatttgcacaataagaaacatgCAATGTAATATAAATATCTAAGAAACGATtgtgcattgtccaagaaaGCTCAAAAAAACAAGTTGCTGATTACTAcgttatattacattatatttttatttattttgtattgtcaccttacacctgaattttgtgtttccctttatatatatatataaaaaaaaagacatttaaaccATAAATTGGTCcagaaaatgtttccagaatgcagaaaattaattgttgattccttctgggggaggacccctaGACCCCCCAAATCGTATATCACAGTAGTGAatatttattctaatattttcttgttttgttcacgTCTCAGGAGCAAGTGTATCCCTGCACCCCTAATcagagcccttaaatgtccacaccacttttcagcacaaagtgacgcccttggtaATAATTAATGTACAAATTAGGGGTAAAATACCTGAATACTGAATAAGAACTTCTTAGAATAATATTCATTTGCATCTGATGATCCCTAATGTAAACTACAGCAAAGTTTCAACCATAAACCATCACTAACGACCTTTTCTATTTCACATATTTATCATGCCttaatggtaaatggactgtacttggaTAGCACCTTTCTTCAGaccattcaaagtgctttacactaaATGTAAGATTCACACCCTGATGGCAGAagctaaggtgccaactgctcatcagaaacagaaactaacattcacacactataGCAAATTTGGGGCTTCAGTATCTTCCCCAAGgaaaaaccacaaaaataaGTTTAACATCCATTTGACATGCTAAATATCAGATTTACACTGGCCCCATgcatgttattatttttatattgacatGTTTTTGTATCCAGTGGTACCAAACATTTAACATAACTCTTTATTGTTTTTGAGATATAGCCATTCTGTATCATACTATATTAATATAACACACTAGTGGAAATACAGATTCCTATGATCACAAGTTCAAAAAATGCATGCACCGGACCATACAGGAAGATCTAAGTaagaataaattataaaaattagTTTGCAATGCAGTGTTAGGGAGAAATGATAGCAAAACTAGCTATATGACAATAAGTTTCCATGCATTTCTATGGGGTTTATGGGGAAAGCTGTATTCTGATTAACTAATCTGATGACTGTAAATGAATAACTGTTTCACAGTGTAATGATCTGGAGATATTAAAGCTTAAAAGATAGTCAGTAAAGTTCCAACTAATAAACTTGAATgacttgtaaataaatgttgccTATCCAAAAAACATCTACAGGTGGCAGGTGGCATTTATAAACTTGCCTGAGGATTTTCAAGGTGCTGTTATCCCAGTATTTTTTGGAGAGCTCTCTCTGTGAGCCTGAAGAGGTGGTGTTCTCGCTACACGAGATTAGGGGGattgaacattttttaatgtgacATTAAATAGCCTGACAGTGATGCTAAATATAGCTACAAGAGAAAAGTGGTTGACTTGAGGCAAAACACTACTTCACCTGTTCAGAAAATCTTAAAGGCAGCAAAACACACAATACTGTCCAGCTGGTGAATATAGTGGTGCATTTGGCTGCAAAACTTCCCTCCGAAAATGGTGGAGACCAGAACAGAGCTATAAGGAGAGTTAATATTGGACAGAAACATATGTAAATAGGTGAATTTATGCCAGCATGTTAGCTGTAACAGCAATTATAAAGTGATGGTATGTCAGTGTTGTATTTTCAGGTTGTTTCACTGCAAATGGCCCAAAATTGAATGCCAatattgctctgtgtctgctggatgtctACACAGGAACTAACACAGTAGCCATATCAAATTACTTGTGTACTTTATAAACTGTTCTTCAATTTTGCCAAGTGGCCATGAAAAACCAATGCACCTTCAAGGGCTATTATCTCAAAATtggcctctttttttttattacagtttgttctttttctttccctaGCTGATGCTGATGTCAGTACTGAACTGCTTGTTTGAGTCTCTTAGTCACATCCTCAGGTACGTTCTCTCATCGAGACTTAAATGAACTTATTGATACATACATATTTTGAAtcaaaaaaatagaaacaaaggGGTGACCAATAGGACAGGAATCAGAGGAATTCACAATCTTGTTGTCCAGAATGCTTCTAAATGAAAAATGCTCTTGGATGTCTGATAGCTTCAGCTGCTGAATGGTGCTGGAGggacaattacatttttcaccAACTTTCCTCCATGCACATGCACATTCGTGATAATAAAGCATTCTATTACATGTACCACAGCATCATCAGTGCTAATGATAAACCACACACTTCTCCAGACTAACACTGCCATCCCTCCACCAGAGACTCTCAGGGAGATAATGTGCCCAATGttgaatttgaaataaaattcaACAGCAGTGTATTTTGTACCTGAAAGGCGATCATGATTTAATTCGAAAAAGAATGTCTGACAAACAAGGCTGCATGATAACACAATGAGACCATGTCCtaatttatttaacctttttgAAAGATTAGTTTGCAAAGCCATAtatgtgttcctgtgtgtgtgtgtgtgtgtgtgtgtgtgtgtgtgtgcgcgctgcaCACCACGATCCCTCACTTTTGATTGCAACATTATCACCCAAACAGCAGCTGATGTGGTTGCTATGGGAACTCATGCAATAGTAATGCGGAGTGTGAGCGGTAGAGACATGAAGAGATCATATTATTATACAGTATGAAGTATTATGAGCTATTCTACAGTGCACAGTGCATTATGTACAGATTCTAGCTGTTGAATGGTCTCctcatttattttaaacctgAATAGTAGACACTGACCTGTTAATGATAATGTTTGAGTGTACTATTTATgaggaacagtttgacattttgggatatacttcttcttttttctgaGAGTGAAATGTGAAGATCgacaccactctcatgtctttGTGTAGTAAGTGAGGAGCTGGAGCCAGAAGGCgactagcctagcttagcatagagactggaagcaaggggaaacagctagcctggctctgtcaaagATATTCTTTAATTCCATAATTAATATGGTGCATCTCTCTTGTTTAACCTttacataaacagaaatgtaaaaaaggaTCATTTGTAGTTTTATAGGGAGTTACATGCTGGAATCTTGGAATTTATTTCTTGGAAATTACTGCAGTCGCAGGAGAATAGAGCTGTTGTGATGGTCAGTGACTTCTAGGGACACACCCATCTGACTCCCCACCCCCCAATTCCCTGATTCCAATACCCAAACTAAGGCGCTCAGCCAATACTGAGTACATACACAATCTCTTTAATACGGTCAGACTTCCTGTAATATTGATTTGTGGCTACTACTCTTGAAAATTTATATGATATTCAAGGTAATCCAGAGTATTATGGGTTAGATGTGCCTAATTGACGTGTTTCTTCTGCAGGAAAAATGTAGAGCGGAGGTCTTTACTGGACAACATGGAAGGAGTGTTCCTGGTTGTGGATGAAATCATTGATGGAGGGTAAGAGAGCAGTAATGTTTACAGCAGGTTGGAGCTAAAGAACAATATGCGCGAATGTTTCCATCTATAAGTTCAAACGCGTTAGTGACAATCaatctgtttttaaataattgtttattctataaaatgtaagaaaaggATCCCGGAAATACTCCCAGTCCTGCTTTTGCTGTACTTGGTCCTGATTGGTTGCTTTATCCTGTTGCCAGGGTGATTCTGGAGAGTGACCCCCAGCAGGTCCTACAGAAGGTCAACTACAGAGTAAGATGACTGTCCACTGTTTCTGTTATATACATAGCATACATTTTTGACACTTACACATTTTTGAcacttacatttttaattatgcaCCAGCCCACATCCTCCTGCTCAAGATCCCCCACACCAGTTCAACTGTTAGTCACGGTTTTACATCTGAAGTCGGAAGACAATTTTGATAAGATAAGCAAGGTGTGGGTTTGgctagctggctatttagctatatCAGGTGCCATTTGTTGAAACATATTCGAAATTATATAGCCAATGAGCTTTTCACtgtgaaccaaccaatcacagcctggatagggtactaaagcaacatttttaaatgttgaactcattgttgTGCAGGAATGGCAATGATTGTTGACTAGTTAGTAGGCgtcttagcattaacaaattaaagatGCAGCCAGGTGGCTACTACAGAACCCTTTCCCCCGCAGCTGAAAGGAAATGCTAGAGGAAATTCTGCTGTCAATCATTCCCTACTACCAATCatgtcaatttatttatttaagtaaatacaaatgttatatttttaaaaaatgacacgATTCATACTGTAGCTTCCCACAGCTTTTCTCATTGGCTTCTTGCCCACTCTTACCTGGTTTACctttcctcctctgcttcttcCTGTTTCTCTTCTTCTGATTGTTGTCAGCTAATGTCAGAACCGGCCTATGGCTTCGTCCTGATTGATTACATCACCAGTAACCTAGACGGACAAACAGACAAGAGCCAGCTGCTGTAGACAGACaggacaggcagacagagggtgagagagaaagggacgAAGAGAAAGATagtggagagagagaatgaatgaatgcgAGTGATATGGAGACAGTGAGGGGACGGAGGAGGGATGGGTGAGACAGATGAGGTAAATGCATGTTGAGAGAGCATGCTGACTAACGGAGAGGTTTAAAGAATAAGGCTGccatttctttatattttaaaggTTTGACCTgttggtggcgctagaggaaaagtcaggagcTCACCAATGTCATTTTGCTTTAACCTATGGGGTGtcatagcaatccatccaatagttgttgaggtATTTCAGTTGGGACCAACATTGCTAAACCTTGGTCCACACCACCAGCATGGCTATGAATAATAtgattttataataatgcaAAATAAGTTGTGATTGGCTGAGCTGTTTACCAATCAGCTTTGAATGTTCCTGATCCACTGTATTTAATGGCATTTCTACAGATCTAATGGTGTTTGCAGTGCTCTGcttttgtattgtttgtgtgtgtgtgtatcaagtATTTTGCAAACCTTTTGCATTTTTCTCTTGTACACACAATGatatcattttgttttacaggCGGATGAAAACCCATTATCTGAACAAAGCGTGGCCCAggtaacacacatacacgtaaAGGACACGGATAGAGTTATATTGTGCGTGCACAAAAACACGCATGCAGATACACAAATGAACACATGTACAGAGTACATGCACCTTCTGTTCAGAAAGAAGGTCTGCTgctttatttgtcttttaactTCTTGTCTGTGCCAGAAGTGGGAATGTGTCACGTTGAGCTGTCAGACATCTACAATTAGTGATCACGTCgaattttagaaaataaatttaCAGTATAACACACTATGACTGCCAGAGCTGGAAGAAAATTGAAGCCTTATAATTTAaatggtggtgatggggcagtggatgaGGCACGTTCCTTTGCTGggggagacccaggttcaattccgctgcaacacatccaccaatgtgtcactgagcaagacagcccctagtttctccagaggagtgtgacctctgacatatacagcaagTTGCTTTGGTcagctaaatgattaattaatttaaaaactctGAGTGAGACAAACATCAACTGTTTACTAGATCAGTGTGCCTGCACAGTCAGGCAGCCATGTCATTATACTGTAGTTAATAGTCATGATAGCTGGTCAGAATGcacagtgttttattatttgggctgcaactaacaattatttccaTCATTAAAATACAGATTTAACTTGCAGTTTCAGATGGAATATTAAGCCTCAGTGCTATCTGTTTTTTACTTTATGAAAGAAACTAGCTACTGCTACAACACCGTAATGTTACAACACAAAGTAGGCTAGTTTAAAATAATGATGTAGGTAATTAGAGAGAGCCGggtactccggcttcctcccaccatccaaaaacatgcagtctaggttaattggcgaccctaaattgtccttaggtgtgtgtgtgggcgggaGTGGTTGTtcatctatgtgtggccctgcgatggattggcgacctgtccaggatgtaccccgccttgcgcccaatgtcagctgggattggctccagcccccccgcgaccctgtatgcaggataagcggttgacgatggatggatggatggacggatggtaattagagagagagagaggtatcaatcttctcgtctaactctcggcaagaaagcaaatatgcaTGTTTCCCACCATGTCAACCTATTCCTTTAACCCTGTATCTGGGTTGAATGGGGTAGTTTCAGGCCATTTATGAGGAGCTCATATGGCCAGTCAGGACAGTgaaattagttttgttttgtattgctTGCAATGGGGACTGGAAGTTAAAAGACAAATGCAGAAATGAAACTTAGTGGGTGT is from Micropterus dolomieu isolate WLL.071019.BEF.003 ecotype Adirondacks linkage group LG02, ASM2129224v1, whole genome shotgun sequence and encodes:
- the copz2 gene encoding coatomer subunit zeta-2 isoform X2 — encoded protein: MDSSSLEPSLYTVKAVFILDNDGNRLLSKYYDRELYPSMKEQKNFETNVFNKTHKADNEIAFLEGMTIVYKGSIDLFFYVVGSAQENELMLMSVLNCLFESLSHILRKNVERRSLLDNMEGVFLVVDEIIDGGVILESDPQQVLQKVNYRADENPLSEQSVAQVLQSAKEQIKWSILK
- the copz2 gene encoding coatomer subunit zeta-2 isoform X1, whose product is MDSSSLEPSLYTVKAVFILDNDGNRLLSKYYDRELYPSMKEQKNFETNVFNKTHKADNEIAFLEGMTIVYKGSIDLFFYVVGSAQENELMLMSVLNCLFESLSHILRKNVERRSLLDNMEGVFLVVDEIIDGGVILESDPQQVLQKVNYRADENPLSEQSVAQHITEKLALTTNVLQSAKEQIKWSILK